A stretch of DNA from Vanacampus margaritifer isolate UIUO_Vmar chromosome 1, RoL_Vmar_1.0, whole genome shotgun sequence:
gtattttttttttcagtgcatgatggagacaagtgACTCCACGTTGACCTTGTGCCAGGGTGACCTTAGTCCAGCACTTGAGCCTCAGAccagttctcaaaaggtaaattacttcttctttaatgagtgtaattaaaagtacaattacagtTAACGGTCAACAATTGTTTCCTGTGCATGTCAAGtcatcagcaatatttttgtgctCTGAGAAACTTCATTGGATGCTTGATAATTGAAGTCAGAGTTTGTACATATTTGTTcatctaagttttttttctgctagcaATCCCATAtgcttattaaatattttgctaacactttttaaataaataccccccccccccccccccccaggactGTTGGAAACACCTTCTTGAGGTCTCAACACTGTCACCCTTTGACAAGTGTGTTCTATGCTTGGGACATATATCTTCTTTTACATGGACTGGATACAGATGCAAAGGTAAACCATATATTGATAGCATTGCTTTGAGTCCAAATTTAGACGATACAGCCAGAAACCAAACAAATGATGCCATTGGCCACCGAACAGTTGTCTGCATTGTGGACATGATGTAACAATTTAATTACTGGCAACTCTTcttacacaatataaaatacagcaCTGATTGGTACAGAGAAGAAAATTGTTTAAAGAAGTTATGTTGAAACTGTAACTGGCACTGtttgtttgacccaacattttctaaCTCTGTTCACAGCATGTTCAAGAGTCTGGCATCTGTCCTGCTACAGACGAAAGAAAGCAGAGGATGAAATATTAGACTCGGATGAGGAGCAGAACTCTGGAAGCAAATATGTCCCTGATTCAGATGAGGATTCAGATTCAAGCATGACTTTGGTGCCTCATCAGTCTAAAGTACGACAGAAGGAAGGAATACCAGCCTTACCCACTAACAACTCTAACAGTTTGgacacacattttccaaatgacgctggcacatcaaaatgtttgctcacAGATGTCATTGCTGGCGAAACGTCAGATTCAGAAATTTCTAGCAAAGACTCATCAAATAAGCATGTGAagaacaaagataaaaaatctCTAGAACATCTCAATTTGACCAAtagaaatgactgttttgtttgtggtaaGCCACAAAGCAGACTGACTCGCCACCTGAAAGTACACATGTCTCACCCAGAAGTTTCATATGCATTTTACCTCCCTGGTCACTCTCAGGAGCGCAagactttgtttgaaaaaatgcgAAACAGAGGAAACTTTCATCATAACATTGCCATACTCCAAGGTGAAAATGgacaattaaaagtgaaaagggTGCTAAAATCTACTGCAGTGGCTGGAAACTTTGTGCATTGTATGCACTGCCAGGGCTTATACGCACGCAAAGAACTGTGGAGACATGTCCGAAGATGTTCGTTAAGGCCAGAAAATCGCAATCTGGATAAACAAGCTGGAAGAGCCAGAGTTCTGTGTTTTGCTACAGCCCAAGATACCGTATTCAGTCAACACTTCTCGAGTGGAATGTGGAAGCTTCTTAGCACAATGAAGACGGATGACATTGGCCTTGCTGTACGAAATGACCTATCTATTGTTCATTTGGCCCAGTCCCTGTACAATAAACATGGTCAAGATCCCACAAAGTACAAACATATTCGACAAAAGCTCCGAGAAGTGGGACGACTGCTGGTATGTCTGCGAGCAAACTACTCTGTACACAGCCTGGAGGAAGCCATAAAGCCCTCAAACTCTCAAACAGTTGTTCAAGCAGTGAAGCAAGTTGCTGGATTTGACGAAGAAAGCCTCTCCTACCATACACCAAGCCTGGCTTTGAAATTGGGGCACACACTAAACAAAATCTGCGACATCATTCATTGTCGTGCACTAATGGCAGAAGATGCAGCACTGGTGAAGGCAACTGAAACATTTAGGAAACTATATACCTCCAAGTGGTGTGAGTTGATTTCCAACAAAGCTCTGAGCACATTGAGCAGTGCCAAGTATAATAAGCCAACAACACTGCCCTTTACAGAGGATATCCAGGTACTTCACCAGTACCTTCAGAAGACTGCTGACAGTGCTGTTAGTAACTTGATGGAGGAAGCAACACCGAAAAACTatgctgaaattgaaattgaaggtGAGTGTTCAGAATGTCAGATGATCAtgtttagtaggggtgggaaaatATGGGTACCTCAAGATTTGATTCACTTCCGATGCATCAttagtacatttgtatttttaaaacaattgcagaACTCAAGGAAGAGCAAAGATTTATATTTCATACTGACTTTTATTAAAGTGGCAAGGCAACCTGGTTTACAATAgtgtgtcaacacacatttcaaaaagtgCCAATGGCAGCGTTTGCTgtaacaaatgtttaacttctcccAGTGCAATATGCAGAAGACAAcagtggctttttatttttatgtaaactttaaaaatctatttttagtatCGGTAACTCTGAATCGaagcagaatctttttaatacgACGAttgatgcatgaaaaaaaaaaaattatcgttcTCACCCCTACTACTAGATGTGGCATCCTTTCCATCTTGCATCTGTTACAGCTGTACTTCTGGCCAATTCTAAAACTTGATGCCTTGGGGTCTGATGCCTCACTGATCTTTTATTATGACTATCTTTTTCTAGGTAACTTATCATTCAGTgagaatgaaaataatgaaggCAGTGACTCAGAGGGCAGCGGCACAGAGGTCGGAGGACCACTTTGTGAAGATGGCAAAGACCTGGATCCAGCCTCAGACTCTATGATCCTTGAGCAGGAACAGAACTCTGGTGGCCAAGGTAGGTTCTCTGTCTACTTTACAAATTTTCTCTCAGCAGACGGGGCAACAAAGGCCGCCCGGTATCAGTATTTGTTGATGAGACAATTTTCACacgtcgtttttgtttttaccagatAAGCTGTCACATGTGACGTCTACAGTAGGAGACACAGTCCCTTCAACTGGCGGTAAGACAAGCTTTAGGATCTTTGGATTATGTTATGAAAATATGCAATGATGTAAGGCCTCCTGAGCAAtgaaatgagctaaaaaaaaacataaaataaagtcacGTAACTGCTTAAGACTAGATGCAGTCGGTAATGGTCTTTTCTTTTGCCATCCTGCAGCCACACAATAGCCTGCATTAGGCCATAAATAATGGCTGTGGAGAGTActatctacttcctgtttttgtgttgcagccACTGTAATTGACAAATAATCTGTGACATTAGTTAGATTTACCTTCTGATTGTTCAAGtatctgtaaatatatatatatatatatatgtattttttgttttgtttacttacagTCCTCTCAGGAAAAGACGATGCTGATCAAGAAAGTGAGGCAAGGAGACagccaaagaaaatgtggagCAAAGCCGAGGTCGCTGCAGTGATGCGACATTTTGGaagccacataaaaaaaggaaaacttgccTCCAAAGTTGAATGCAGCCAGTGTAAGCGGGCAGAGGACCCTGTGCTGTCACAACGGACTGTACAGAATATTAGAGACTTTGTGAGAAACCGAATAACCACAGCCAAAAGGCAGGCCCAGAAGAGACGGTAAACCTAtttgctggtatctcactgagcaacgaatgcttgcgaacatagAGAATTTGGAGTTTTTGTCGGGATTCATAAAAGGTTGCAGAAATGTTCAGTTTTCACTTGTCAGTTTTTCCTgtcgcaaagtttttttttaacatgttcagacagtttttcactttttgcaaGCATCTTCTGAAACCTTTTATGaaccgtgacaaaaaaaaaacaaatttgctatTTACCCAAGCATTcatcactcagtgagataccagaatgagagtttcatttaaaactaaattcagggaactttttatttatgtatttaattatattttcacttaatgcttcagacactaagaactccctgcactttttctcttagaaattaaaacaaaaatcttaaggGAGATCTGAAGTATATGCCACAAAGGAGGTGGGACTTACGACTTCTGTAGGTCACACACACGCTGTTTCTGGTTACTGTTGCAACATAAGGGTGGAAGTGCGAGTATGGGGCACGGCCTATATGGCGCTACAATAACTGGTATCAGcgtaggtgtgtgacttacggaagtTGCAAGTCCCGCTTtccccgtggcatataccccatttacTTGCCTAATTTTCAATTGACCTTAACACAAGCTAATGACCCTGGCAGCACCCAGcactttttgttagcaaatagaccaatttgttttaaaacttaatgtttaaaattaaactaaaagcctttaacaaatttgaaagttataaacatgcttaatagcatttcaacatttaaaaaaatattaattttgaccccatttttttcttttgctacaaatgaatatcagctccaaatgtGGTTATTGGCCTCTTTGACTAAAAATAATCAGTATGGTGTCGGCACTGTCTATCACTACTACTATAAACTCTATATTGGAATATTAAACTACAAGGCTctgaattttcagtaggataaaaATGGCACACCAACACGTAGTGCGTAGTGGCTCGGAACACCTTGATTAGAAAGGACTTTGTAGAAAACAGTGTACAGTGTCTAGACCAGTCATACTTGTTAATAAAACATCtgtgtttactttaatttagattgcgtttgtatgtttttacgtTTGTGATATTACAGCTTGGTAAGTGTGGGGTTGCTAATTTCTGAGGTTTAAAGGAGCCTGTGTCATTAAATAGACACTTTCCTACATTCTTTGTGCAGTTGCGTCTTAATTTGTGTGGCTGCAAATGTGAGgtaattgtctttttaaagtCTCAATAATGTTGATGCTCATTACTgtcgtattttttgtattagtcATGAAGAAACACTTACAGGGGTGaattcatcatccatctataTCCAATTGCTCTCTTTTGGTTCTGTTCACCTAATGCATAGTGGTGTCAGGTGGtgtatttatgttaattttgggtggtggggggcgTGACTACCTTGTCCCTTTAAAGTCACCTTAATCCTGTTTTGTCCTTGTAAACCACAATTCAAGTGTCGTCCCAAACCACCATTTTGTCAGGTCTGATATCTCAGGTTGTTAACCTCTTTTCTAAGCTCTGAAGGGTGCTAAattcttctcaatttttttgaagTGATTTAGCCTTACTCCCATCATTCTAAACCCTTTTAAAAGGTGTGTCAACTTAAATCACCACCGGGCCTGTTTCTGAAATTTGTCAGTCTATACCATATAAacaggtatgtgtgtgtgtgtgtgtgtgcgtgtgtgtgtgtgtgtgtgtgtgtgtgtgtgtgtgtgtgtgcatgcaggCTCAGCTGAAAGTAATTCCGGTCAAGACTGAGCTAACGCTCATCAAGCAACTTCACGGGGTTATAAGATCCATAAACAATTCTCTCCACCGGCGTATTGCTGTATGCAAATGTGGCATTTATTGTGAATGTGTTAGTGTCATCACCAAAAATGGGATACTTTACTCTGAGGCCACATCATAAAGAAAAGAGATCAATAAAAGTCATGATGCATAAAGGCAAAGTATGTCAGGCCATGTTGCCATGGGACAACACCAATATACTCCGTAATGAAATCAAATGCAACGTGGGTTTGAAAGCAACTGAGTCATTAAAGGTCGCAATATTTGTCCAACTTGCACTGAATGTAATATTTAGCCGCGTAGGAAGACATGATCTTGATTGACAAGTTTGAACCAATGGATTTCACACGTTCTTCTGCCTCCAGTCACACCTTTGCtttaaattagtcatttgaGAAGACGTGAGGTCTGCCAGTCAGAAGCATGTCTAAATGGAACCACGAGGAGTAACTTTTGTGGTGCAATGGTCAGGTTTATCCTCAGGGAACCTGCAGGAAGTCATCCTCCTCTGTTCCTCTAGTTTAATGCGGTCAACTATCAAATAAAGCCACCTGATAAATAACCTTTATGAATATTTCTTATCTCACACTGACTCAGATTAGACCACAGCAAATCCTGCCAAGGACATAAATCCCTGCTGTTCGCTCCCACACACTAGCCTTTCTCATCAGTTATGATAACCAAAAAATGACAGCAGTCTTCACACTGCTATCTTTTCCAGAAATATGTTTCTCGGTGGTTATGTTTGTGATAGCAGAGAAGCAGTAAAATATGTTTGCGACAGTGCAAGTAAGCATTTGGAGGTTGTCTGTTGAACTGTCCACAGGTCACAATGTGTACTTGAAGCCAAAGGCTTCTCTTATCACTTCATTTTATCTTACAGTACCTTTATAGTTGCTGTTGTGACACAATTTAATACCAACTTACATCCatccaaaaacacatttctgtacaTTGTATCTTGTGCAGTCACTGGGGGATTAACTAAACCACCTTTTCCACTGCTCTTCCAATTTTGATTACCTTGGTAGAGTTAGGATGATTCACGCCATGAGATGACCAAGATAGCAGGGTCAAAAATCTAATCAATGTGCTGATGATTACATTATAATCTAAATTTACAATCCAAAACCATGTGTGTAATGTGTGCATTTAAAGAATGAAAATTGTAtctgatacaaaaaaattgtataagCTTTGTCAATACAAGGACTACTGAACATTAAGTAGTATTACAGTAGAcaaaggggaaaaaactgaTAAGAATTTTAATTGCAGTTTTTGTCAGTATTGCATGTCTGAAAAATAAAACCCTCCAGTTCAGGGAATTTGATGCTAACATGAAGATGCTCATGAATTTGTTTTATCCGCAAACGGCCTtcacacaaaattgcaaaactGCATTTATTGTTCCCTCAGTATCAGCAGATGTGTTCACCGCACAGCTGCTTGTTGTCACGATTGTTTGCTGCTTTATCTTTTCTCTGTCTCTTGTGCTGTTTGCATCTGTGTTGGTCTTTCATCAGGTATGTCTGGATTTTTATGTTTATCACTAACTGCTGCCTCTATAAATAAGACTGTGTGTTTACTGGGGAAAACAACTCCTTGGTATAACCCTTCAATGTGCCAGTGCCCAGAAATAACAtacaataaaatttaatttatatatatatatatatatatatatatatatttagccgcaagggggcacaagccagtgtcttcttgtgccgatcccaagcccggataaatacagagggttgtgtcaggaagggcaccCAACGTAAAAACTTTGGCTAAATCAATCATgggaatcaaatatatgacttccctATCGGATCTgtcgaggcccgggttaacaacaACCGCCATTGGTGCTgttgttgacctacagggtgccggcggaaactggactactgttggtcgaagaaggagaggaggaaggtgtgttcgtaggaggaaagagaagtggaacaccaagagtctaggactgggagtagggactttgattgttggaactatgacaggaaaattagagagctggttgacatgcagaagaggaaggtggacatattgtgtgttcaggagacctgGTGGAAAGCGAGCAAAGCTAGACGATTAGGAGCtgggttcaagttattctatcatttaggtagataggaagagaaatggagtaggagttattgTGAAGGAGAAGTTTGTTAGGAATGTCCTgaaggtaaaaagagtgtcagatagagtgatgagcctgaagctaggaatcgaaggtgtgatgatcaatgttgttggtgggtatgcgccacaggtaggatgtgagatggaggagaagaaaaacttttggttggaccttgatgaaatgatgcagagcatccctaggagtgagagagttgtcattagTGCACACTTCAATGGACccgttggtgcaggaaacagaggcgATGAGGAGGTGACTGGCAAGTTTggtattgaagacatttaacattttctatgcatatttttactgtttatgaatttacttatagtatatagatgccatataactgtgataatgtttgtgtgaaatatattggacatattaactgtattgtaatgaataacacttttcactcccttccagctggtgagataggaatgtacatgggagtcaagttctcaagttctcatggtgataacactgtgggtctgagggagtctaggtcgcatggcattacctgtctaatcatatatttccggctttggacggggaaatggagtaaacatgtcagtaaatcacttgtctgtctattataattactaaccctttgtccagcctcagaggaggagtatgcttttttcatctataaaacgactgtgtgttttcatattgacacactcgaggcttaacatcacctttgaatgtaagcatgtcttgtgtcttttaggaggtcctaaaataaatcttttgcaaaagaagcttcttcatcagatctcatatgcaattatttcgaacacgcaaagattacatttaatatagtaatcaaataataccttcagtatccaggagaggaaagcagaaggacagatggtggttgactttgcaaaaagaatggctgtcgtgaatactttcttccagaagaggcaggaacatagggtgacctacaagagtggaggtaggagtatacaggtagactacatcttgtgtagaagGTGTAATTtgcaggagatcagcgactgcaaagtagtggtaggtgagagtgtagccagacagcataggatggtagtgtgtaggatgactcaaaggcagagcagaggacgaaatggtggaagctgaaaaacgAAGAGTGTTGTTTggctttcaggaaggagttgagactcTGGATGGTTAGGAGGCGCTTCCAAATGaatggacaactacagcaaatgtgatcagggagacaggtaggacagtccttggtgtgtcatttggaaggaaaggagataaggagacttggtggtggaatgagaaGGTGCAAaggtggatccagagaaagaggttagctaagaagtgggacacagagaggactgaagaacgtagacaggagtacagggaaatgcagcgtaaggtgaaagtagaagtggcaaaggccaaacaaggggcttacaatgacttgtatgctaggttggatagtaaggagggagagactgatctatacaggtcggcaaggcaaagagacatgGGAAAgatgtgcaacaggttagggtaataaaggatagcgatggaagtgtgttgacagatgccagtagtgtgatgggaagatggaaagagtactttgaagagttgatgaatgaggaaaatgctaggaaaatgtttccaaatgccaggcagaaggtctagaggaagaccaaagaggaggtttatggatgtagttaaagaggacatgatggtagttggtgtgagagcagaggatgctgagaacagggttagatggaggcaactgattcactgtggcgacccctgaagggaaaagccaaaaggaaaaggatatatatatatatatatatatatatatatatacacatacacacacatactttaCAGAGTGGCCATTTATTGTGAGCAGTGACGTCTAGACACACCTCTGCACTAaccatggtgtctaatcagcatcttgatatggcacacctgtgaggtgggatggattatctcagcaaaggagaagtgctcactatcacagatttaggccccgtccacacgaaagccagtttcaatgtatccttaaaagtttcttaccgtttaggccgttcgtcaacatgacggcgcggtttcggagcttgaaaccgatcacttttgaaacgaGGCTCCAGAGTGGAACGATTTCAAAACGGGCTCCGTACGCGTCCTTCTGGACACCATATGTAGGAGAcccctccagtgatgacgtaatggtcgcagctcaatGACGATttattgtcgcagattgatgacataTGCGGCAATTCTCGCGTGCCTGCGCGCGaactgtcagtctgtcaacaacaatggcggatagtcgtgtcgtagtcgttttgtgcaacttccttagcttgcttatatgcttttgcagcaaaatattttgcttctttattcccacgttcaaccatcggtgttgtacttgaatcacccgccattgttaCATTGATAcgtgcaaagccatgtttgttctgtagattgcaataaagttaaggggaaaaaagtgttcgtcttcttcttcttctaagctttccgttaactccctgtggctgcgctacagcgccactctagacttggcatatacattacagccgttaaacgtcctcagcgtcttcttttggacacacgcaagtcttgaaatgcttctgtgcaTACGAGTTTGTTTGAGGAATGAAACCGGCTTTGCTtctgtctggacggggccttagactggtttgtgaataatatttgagagaaatggtgatattgtgtatgtggaagatgttttagatttttgagTTTATCTCATAAAAAttagagcaaaaacaaaagtgttgagtttatatttttgttgtttgtataGACTATGGTCATACAGGCAATGCAAAGTCATTTTACAAAACATCCTTTGTGCAAAAATATAACCATTATTCTTGGGTAATGCTTCCTTTATGACATGTTTTGATTAGACAGCAATAGCATTACTTCCTAAGTTTCAGCCGCATTGAACAGTGCGCCAAAAATAAATCTCTCCAGTTGAATTAATTAGTGTCAGACTTGAATTAATTCTAACAGTTTGGAGAGGGTTCCATGATTCTGTGTCTAGACATGAAACTAAATACTTGTCTGTTTTTAGTGTTACCACTTTTAAGGCAGCCATTAAGGTTTCCCTAATCAACATGTGGAATGATAACACACCGACTCTCAATTGGTTCTGCAGCTTCCAGGCAATAGCGACGTGACAGTGTTAACTGAAGGGCTACGTTGCGATACGCGTGCGCATAATTGATCAAGGTTGGAAAACCAAGTAGAGGCAGCTAATGAATCAAGACAATGAGCTTCGGATTTCATTATGGCCGCAAGAAGGGAATCGTTTGAATGGTTCATCTGAGGGATGTGAACTTTCTACTCAGGTCTCGCCTAGCTTATGTGATAAGGAATTTTATCATAAGGTCTAAGTAACATCATCAATTAAGCTTCAAATGTCTTTGTGTCGGTGTGGCTCGGAACCCCTTGTCGGTTAGCACTATAAAGAATATTAGCACTTTAGCAACATGTGCCTTGTTAGGCTGATTAGCAGAGGAGAAAGGGTGCTTTAGGCTTTCCCCCTAGATTGCTTGCTGCAAGATTTAATTGAATTCTCAGCTTGGGTTGCTCAGATGAGCTGCTTAAATGGCAATGGTggatttatttaactcattctgtgtgtgcatgttatttttatttttttttacaactctcAGCTCTTGTGCAACCTTGTCTAAATGGCCATTACTTTCTTTGGTTACTACTGTGCCAAAGCTCCACAGAACAACAACGTTGCAGTCAATAGCACTGATGGTCCTTGATTGATTATACCTACCACTGATCATGCACATTTTTATAAAGCATTAACACAATTTACAAATAGACTGTAGCTCGTTCAAATGAGAAGTAGGTGTATTGTGTTATAATTACAAggccaatattttcaaataacaaagttcttttttttaacagtcaatGACCTGGGGAAAATTCACACAGTGTAAATTAATTACACAATCTTATCTCCATCTTGTAAAACTACAGAGGCCATTCTTCTTTCAATCTTAGAGTGTGCACAGTCTGCCCGAGGGTGCTGATGGTAAGATGAACCCCATGGTGCTGATGAGGCTTTGGGACCGATATGCATAACGTTTGATCGCACTTGGGAGCCCATAAAATACAGGACATAAAAATCACGCTATGCATTTTGTACTCATACCAAAATCGTAAAACATGTTTGTATGAGGGACCACATCATGTGCAAGGAATCTGGGGTAGATCCAAATTTCACTCTTTATACTTATGTCATTTTATATATTCTAGCACAAAAGTTGATATGATGGACATTACATTTGGTGAAACAAATCATTGTCCTGCAAATATATGCTGATACTTGTACACAGTAATCAGCACTAAATGATATACGATATGCTAATGGTATATAATAACCTTCTCTGTTACATGGTTCAAAGTTGATTCTGTTTAACGATTCGAttctttgttgatttttttttgggggggggggatgaataAACATAGATTAGCATCCACTTTTTTATGTCTTAGTTGAGTCTGTAAACAACAATGAAGGTGAAGGTCCACATCGAGGACTCAGTGGGGTGCCATGgggtccccagaaaaaaagaaaaaaaaagattttaaaacaaacacaacaaaaaaaatgttttaatcattcTCTGTAGAAATTTACAAACTAtaacctagattattttgtgacaataatgtccaactccagtaacatttcaacactaAGATGAACTCTGAGCACTCAAAAACAACTCCTCCTCCCTGTCTCAATCAAAACAGACACAGCCAGTAGACTGGTGTGTGACTCCCATGAGCAGAGTCAGTGTGGTCGTGTGGAAGTAGCGAGTGTTGCTTTTAAGTCATGGTTCGTTCTGTACATCTTTGCacgttttgcaaccttgaatgaaccctgatgggaaaaaaaagaacacaacactCGCGGTCCGCAGCATTTACCCTCGCAAGCTGGCGTCAtttaggctttaacattagcagTTACTAAAGGCACGTTTCACAAAAAGGCAAACTGCCAATATATTACTACCCGTACCTGGCGTGTTTATAGGAGAGAACGCTTGCATTGCTGCCGTTGCTTCTGTGTTGACTCCGGAGCGCTCACAAACACGACAGACAGTCATCGCATGCTGTGTGTGCAAATGCGTTTGCATAGTGGTAGTGTTTCCTCCCTTAGTTGCAAACTTTTCTTGGAAGATGTCAGCAAACTTTCGAGCGTAGTGCCATGTTTGTTGCTCGGTGTGAACAGAAATGTCGCGCGAGCGCATTGATGTCATCCCACACGGAACCAATCGAAATCGAAACACTGGGAGCCGGTTCTCAACAAGAACCGGATTTCGATTCCCATCTCTAGGCTTGTATCCGTAGCTACGGAGCACTCCATAATGCAACATTCACACAAACAGCGGGGAAGGTGTTTCCGGCGGTGTGATTGCGTTGTAGTCAATGGACTTCACGATTGCATGCCGGTTGGCACGTTTGGCACGTTTCCGGCGAGGATTTCGCTACTTCGCCCATTTCATCGCCGTTGGCTTGATTTAACATTTGGCGCCATCGCGTCAGCGACAGCCAATCGTGTCAAACAAACTTGTGCGAAAACCAGCGTAGCG
This window harbors:
- the LOC144038589 gene encoding uncharacterized protein LOC144038589, encoding MPRQRCLNPKKEAMLYIDTGRDKHGLDVKYISEFKGRGVFACASFEKGNFLLEYHGALLSKQECERRQRLYHDKMKAFMFEFHFDGRTCCVDAATEDGSLGRLVNDDHINPNATMKYLNVQGKPHLCLFATRDIDPGEEITYNYGDSDWPWRSKESGQQNTSTSKLTVEETTSTAPTDALKSFQEHSDAEKSAQTSRVEHIEQCMMETRHSSMSLSQNDLSPPHNSSQKHSDAERSAQPSEVEDIEQCMMETRHSSMSLSQSDLSPVRREPLNNSQKHSDAERSTQPSDVEDIEQCMMETRHSSMSLSQSDLSPVRREPLNNSQKHTDTERSAQPLEVEGIEQCMMETSDSTLTLCQGDLSPALEPQTSSQKDCWKHLLEVSTLSPFDKCVLCLGHISSFTWTGYRCKACSRVWHLSCYRRKKAEDEILDSDEEQNSGSKYVPDSDEDSDSSMTLVPHQSKVRQKEGIPALPTNNSNSLDTHFPNDAGTSKCLLTDVIAGETSDSEISSKDSSNKHVKNKDKKSLEHLNLTNRNDCFVCGKPQSRLTRHLKVHMSHPEVSYAFYLPGHSQERKTLFEKMRNRGNFHHNIAILQGENGQLKVKRVLKSTAVAGNFVHCMHCQGLYARKELWRHVRRCSLRPENRNLDKQAGRARVLCFATAQDTVFSQHFSSGMWKLLSTMKTDDIGLAVRNDLSIVHLAQSLYNKHGQDPTKYKHIRQKLREVGRLLVCLRANYSVHSLEEAIKPSNSQTVVQAVKQVAGFDEESLSYHTPSLALKLGHTLNKICDIIHCRALMAEDAALVKATETFRKLYTSKWCELISNKALSTLSSAKYNKPTTLPFTEDIQVLHQYLQKTADSAVSNLMEEATPKNYAEIEIEGNLSFSENENNEGSDSEGSGTEVGGPLCEDGKDLDPASDSMILEQEQNSGGQDKLSHVTSTVGDTVPSTGVLSGKDDADQESEARRQPKKMWSKAEVAAVMRHFGSHIKKGKLASKVECSQCKRAEDPVLSQRTVQNIRDFVRNRITTAKRQAQKRR